One part of the Corynebacterium aurimucosum ATCC 700975 genome encodes these proteins:
- a CDS encoding pyridoxal-phosphate dependent enzyme yields MGLMISPRIHSQAQPPIGHTPLMRVEAICPRPDVHLYLKLEQFNVGGSAKERTARALIQAALDAGDIGPGCTLVESSSGNLGMALARQTSLAGMKFHCVVDPRVNSSTVATMRAYGARVELLDHPDPETGDWLTARRTRVAELLEEIPDSFNLNQYSNEAAFYAHAEGTMTEIMDQLGQAPTHLLVAMSTTGTLGGCVRKLTELGADTETIGVDAEGSVLFGGQRGTRILPGYGAGIVTDLSTKFSPSSVERVPDLDAIVAARRLAQAEGLLPGASGGAVIAAFQRLAPTLPAGAEVVAVLHDGGQPYLDTIYNDSWVCEHFDISPAELAARVEGDSE; encoded by the coding sequence ATGGGGCTAATGATCAGCCCACGGATTCATTCTCAGGCCCAACCACCTATTGGCCATACCCCGCTGATGCGCGTGGAGGCCATTTGCCCCCGACCGGATGTGCATCTCTACCTCAAGCTAGAGCAATTCAACGTGGGCGGATCCGCCAAGGAGCGCACCGCACGCGCACTCATCCAAGCCGCGCTTGACGCCGGCGACATAGGCCCCGGATGCACCCTGGTGGAGTCTTCCTCGGGCAACCTTGGCATGGCGCTGGCCCGCCAGACCTCACTTGCGGGTATGAAATTCCACTGCGTGGTCGATCCGCGCGTCAATTCCTCCACCGTGGCCACGATGCGGGCCTACGGCGCCCGCGTAGAATTACTGGATCACCCGGACCCGGAAACCGGCGATTGGCTCACCGCCCGCCGCACCCGCGTGGCCGAGCTTCTAGAAGAGATCCCCGATTCTTTCAATCTCAACCAGTACTCCAACGAGGCCGCCTTTTACGCCCACGCCGAAGGCACGATGACGGAAATCATGGACCAGCTCGGACAGGCGCCCACCCACTTGCTCGTCGCTATGAGCACCACCGGCACTCTCGGCGGCTGCGTGCGCAAGCTCACTGAGCTTGGCGCTGATACGGAAACCATCGGTGTCGATGCCGAAGGCTCCGTGCTGTTTGGGGGCCAGCGCGGCACCCGCATACTGCCAGGCTATGGTGCTGGCATTGTCACCGATCTATCCACCAAATTCTCGCCGTCCTCAGTAGAGCGTGTGCCTGATCTGGATGCCATTGTGGCAGCCCGTCGCCTCGCTCAGGCCGAAGGCCTTCTGCCTGGGGCCTCCGGCGGCGCGGTCATCGCGGCATTCCAGCGTCTCGCGCCTACCCTTCCGGCCGGTGCGGAGGTCGTGGCCGTACTCCACGACGGTGGCCAGCCTTACCTCGATACCATCTACAACGATTCCTGGGTCTGCGAGCACTTCGATATTTCTCCTGCCGAGCTCGCCGCGCGCGTCGAAGGGGATTCAGAGTGA
- a CDS encoding siderophore-interacting protein — MTHHRLLPVTLTGNTRLKPRLHRLTFHSPAFGSYPLAGPDEYFGLLMPQDGQEFSPFPVEDANVRAAVTGVPDDIRPALRWYTIRRLNHKTCTIDVDVVTHGDNGPGSRWILKAQPGDTAGIYTGQARWQAPKKSQLLLADASALPALWHILEHYEAFSPETLSGVDVVAMIADDAEIEDGFEKKWRSKVHSLTMVTAPHEEHSARAVQLLGSRFSADTAPDSVWVSGEGDLAKAVRSIAVHDWCVPREDVIWSVYWMKGKPRP; from the coding sequence TTGACGCACCACCGCTTATTACCCGTCACCCTCACGGGGAATACCCGCCTCAAGCCGCGGCTGCACCGCCTTACTTTTCACTCGCCTGCCTTCGGCTCCTACCCCCTAGCCGGGCCTGATGAGTATTTTGGCCTCCTCATGCCCCAGGACGGGCAGGAGTTTTCGCCCTTCCCAGTTGAGGATGCCAATGTGCGCGCCGCCGTCACTGGAGTGCCCGACGACATACGCCCGGCATTGCGGTGGTACACAATTCGCAGGCTCAACCATAAAACCTGCACCATCGATGTCGATGTGGTGACCCATGGCGATAATGGCCCGGGCTCGCGGTGGATCCTCAAGGCCCAACCCGGAGACACCGCCGGAATCTATACCGGGCAAGCACGGTGGCAGGCCCCTAAGAAGTCACAGCTATTACTGGCGGACGCCTCCGCTCTCCCAGCGCTATGGCACATCCTGGAGCACTACGAAGCCTTCTCACCGGAAACCTTGAGCGGCGTCGACGTCGTTGCCATGATTGCGGATGACGCCGAGATTGAAGACGGCTTTGAAAAGAAGTGGCGTAGCAAGGTTCACTCGCTCACCATGGTCACTGCCCCGCACGAGGAACACAGCGCACGCGCCGTTCAGCTTCTTGGTTCCCGTTTCTCCGCGGATACAGCGCCTGATTCGGTGTGGGTATCCGGCGAAGGGGACCTGGCCAAAGCAGTGCGCTCGATAGCCGTGCATGACTGGTGCGTGCCGCGCGAAGACGTCATCTGGTCCGTGTACTGGATGAAAGGCAAGCCGCGACCTTAG
- a CDS encoding ABC transporter substrate-binding protein → MFAIHRRVKAVVAIVSAAAIALTGCSRGSGEDNAGAGSAEEVRVASLGLGDADTVLALGITPVAVAPWGSQGDGDGSGVGPWAKELLGDAKPEVIYNTASGFTAEVLEQVTASDPTQIIAVNQAVDQEAKKSLEDIAPLTVKPESFEDWQIPWEEQVKTIAAAVDKEEEGEKLIDQSEEAFEQFRDSHPELQGKRAAIVMPYDGKLGLYTADDGRGQFIENLGFEIPQELQGDGSSFFVDYAPENYSQLNDVDYLFVLDYNGAADELKKDSTFQGLDVVKDGRVRYLDTDTGNAMSMPNPLTIPWAVDKFEEKL, encoded by the coding sequence ATGTTTGCTATCCACCGGCGCGTGAAAGCTGTGGTCGCGATTGTCTCGGCGGCAGCGATTGCTCTGACGGGGTGCTCGCGCGGAAGCGGCGAGGACAACGCGGGTGCGGGCAGCGCTGAGGAGGTGCGGGTTGCCAGCCTGGGGCTGGGTGACGCCGATACCGTGCTGGCGCTCGGAATCACTCCGGTTGCCGTGGCGCCGTGGGGTTCGCAAGGCGACGGCGATGGCTCAGGCGTTGGCCCATGGGCGAAGGAGCTTTTGGGAGATGCGAAGCCCGAGGTCATCTATAACACCGCTTCCGGTTTCACGGCCGAGGTTCTTGAACAGGTCACGGCCTCGGATCCCACGCAGATCATCGCCGTGAACCAGGCAGTGGACCAGGAGGCAAAGAAATCCCTCGAGGATATCGCCCCGCTGACCGTGAAGCCAGAAAGTTTCGAGGACTGGCAGATCCCCTGGGAGGAGCAAGTCAAGACCATCGCCGCTGCCGTGGATAAGGAAGAGGAGGGGGAGAAGCTTATTGACCAATCGGAGGAGGCCTTTGAGCAGTTCAGGGACTCCCACCCGGAGCTGCAGGGCAAGCGAGCAGCCATCGTCATGCCCTATGACGGGAAGCTAGGCCTCTACACAGCAGACGACGGCCGCGGCCAGTTCATTGAGAACCTGGGCTTTGAGATCCCGCAGGAACTGCAGGGCGATGGTTCCAGCTTCTTCGTGGACTACGCACCGGAAAACTACTCCCAACTCAACGACGTGGACTACCTGTTCGTCTTGGATTACAACGGTGCGGCCGATGAGCTGAAGAAGGATTCCACGTTCCAAGGCCTAGATGTGGTCAAGGATGGTCGTGTGCGCTACCTGGACACGGACACCGGTAATGCGATGAGCATGCCGAACCCGCTGACGATCCCGTGGGCCGTCGATAAGTTCGAAGAGAAGCTCTAA
- a CDS encoding FecCD family ABC transporter permease translates to MVSTLLLLLCSLVVGSRAIPLPDLFSALLRGGEADIENIVWDLRIPRTFVAYFAGAAIAVSGVIAQSWTRNPLADPGFIGITAGASFLVALGTALGVATSTGMRTALALIGAGMATALVLGVSRRFQDPLTLVLVGAGVAAALSSGAMLIGLYSTDVLDSMRRWTIGSTFGRGPEDVAIAGAGLLVGFIIAARVARPLDLLAMGEESSVALGGSPTLARRGAALSIVVLAGCATAATGPIAFVGFAIPHLLRRFTGPEVTAMIVPAALLGGCSVLAADILGRLIAGPSELEMSIVLAFVGAPFLIWAVHRGEHKL, encoded by the coding sequence GTGGTGTCGACCCTCCTCCTTCTGCTGTGCTCACTGGTGGTGGGCTCTAGGGCTATTCCGTTGCCTGATCTGTTTTCTGCGCTCCTCCGTGGAGGCGAAGCGGATATCGAGAATATCGTGTGGGATTTGCGTATCCCCCGCACGTTCGTGGCCTACTTCGCGGGAGCGGCCATCGCGGTATCGGGTGTTATCGCTCAGTCCTGGACTAGAAACCCCTTGGCCGATCCGGGCTTCATTGGTATTACTGCGGGAGCTTCGTTCCTGGTTGCCCTCGGGACGGCGCTAGGTGTCGCCACCTCTACCGGGATGCGGACCGCGCTCGCCCTCATCGGTGCCGGCATGGCCACAGCATTAGTGCTGGGTGTATCCCGGCGGTTCCAGGATCCCCTGACTCTGGTCCTAGTCGGCGCAGGAGTTGCTGCTGCCTTGAGTTCTGGCGCCATGCTGATCGGCCTGTACTCCACGGATGTCCTAGACAGCATGCGCCGGTGGACCATCGGCTCCACGTTTGGGCGCGGCCCAGAGGATGTCGCCATCGCAGGTGCCGGATTGCTCGTCGGGTTTATCATCGCCGCACGTGTGGCGCGCCCGCTCGATCTGCTGGCAATGGGGGAGGAATCCTCGGTTGCTCTAGGTGGTTCTCCCACGCTGGCGCGGCGCGGCGCTGCCTTGAGCATCGTTGTTCTAGCGGGATGCGCAACTGCAGCGACGGGGCCCATTGCCTTCGTCGGATTCGCCATCCCTCATCTGCTGCGCCGGTTCACGGGGCCAGAAGTTACCGCGATGATTGTCCCAGCCGCATTGCTCGGTGGTTGCTCCGTACTTGCTGCGGATATTCTCGGCCGCCTCATCGCGGGCCCCTCTGAGTTGGAGATGTCCATCGTCTTGGCCTTTGTGGGCGCACCATTTCTCATCTGGGCCGTACACCGTGGGGAGCACAAGCTATGA
- a CDS encoding FecCD family ABC transporter permease, translating into MSGRVKGDVVKQLRSQERQRRAWIWAATCFFVLVAASSYVLLLGQGPVDLSPGRVLEILNGGGSRSEIRVVWDLRMPVAIATLVVGAALGLAGSWTQSMSRNPLASPDILGVTGGASVMVVLGTVFSRPLLADGLSMFWWRAGLALLGAVLAAILLVALGGIGTSNRIVIVGIALSLLFQALVAYLLRAAELLRAAQSQLWLAGTTGFVRMEVIVPLLVGLTPFVVLGLWCARELPLLAHDDLSALSLGVNITRTRALLLVAATGICAVTVSVAGPIGFIALLAPHVGRIVARTPTPVPLVSCAAGAALLSACAVIAGALPMDAPVGAVSSIIGGCALVILVWNAARRRG; encoded by the coding sequence ATGAGTGGGCGGGTGAAGGGGGACGTCGTCAAGCAACTGCGTTCCCAGGAACGGCAGCGCCGGGCATGGATATGGGCGGCGACCTGCTTCTTTGTTCTGGTCGCAGCAAGCTCCTATGTTCTCCTGCTGGGCCAAGGACCCGTGGACTTGAGCCCGGGGCGAGTCCTAGAGATCCTCAACGGCGGCGGAAGCCGAAGCGAAATCCGCGTTGTCTGGGACCTGCGCATGCCGGTGGCGATAGCGACCCTCGTCGTGGGAGCCGCACTCGGCTTGGCGGGGTCGTGGACGCAATCCATGTCGCGCAATCCGCTGGCCTCGCCTGACATTCTTGGCGTGACTGGTGGCGCGTCCGTCATGGTGGTCCTCGGAACGGTATTCTCCCGGCCGTTGCTTGCCGACGGACTCTCCATGTTCTGGTGGCGGGCAGGGCTCGCGCTGCTGGGCGCGGTGCTAGCGGCCATCCTGCTGGTGGCGCTCGGGGGAATCGGCACGAGCAACCGCATCGTCATCGTCGGAATCGCGCTCTCCCTGCTGTTCCAAGCACTGGTGGCGTATCTCTTGCGCGCAGCCGAGCTCCTCCGCGCGGCGCAATCCCAGCTGTGGCTGGCGGGAACCACGGGTTTTGTGCGGATGGAGGTCATTGTTCCACTGCTCGTAGGGTTGACTCCTTTCGTGGTGCTTGGCCTGTGGTGTGCTCGGGAGCTGCCGCTCCTTGCACACGATGATCTCTCGGCCCTTTCCCTCGGGGTTAACATCACGCGAACACGCGCGCTGCTGCTGGTCGCAGCTACGGGCATCTGCGCCGTGACCGTATCCGTGGCCGGTCCCATTGGTTTCATCGCGCTTCTGGCCCCGCATGTGGGGCGCATCGTTGCCCGCACACCCACGCCTGTGCCGCTGGTTTCGTGTGCTGCTGGCGCTGCCTTGTTGAGCGCGTGCGCTGTCATTGCTGGAGCGTTGCCGATGGACGCTCCGGTGGGTGCCGTCTCCTCCATCATTGGAGGATGCGCCCTGGTCATCTTGGTGTGGAATGCCGCACGGCGGAGAGGATAA
- a CDS encoding ABC transporter ATP-binding protein, with translation MKDREITATGIHAGYKDGEDILSGVDLVARPGEITTLIGPNGCGKSTLLKTLSKILRPRQGSVHIGELDVHAMSPKEAAAHVALLPQQPTAPDGLRVGELVARGRYPHLGRGRGLSAKDRDIIAQACVETGITDFIDCDIAALSGGQRQRVWLALALAQDTPVLLLDEPTTFLDPAHAISVLQLVRKQADAGKTVVVVLHDLMLAGQYSDTMVVMNGGEVIAQGTPRQALRKDVLAAAYGIDAEIWDDPRSDAPVIVPRGVLSD, from the coding sequence GTGAAAGACAGAGAAATTACGGCCACCGGTATTCATGCCGGCTATAAGGACGGGGAAGACATCCTGTCGGGTGTTGACTTGGTGGCACGCCCGGGCGAAATCACCACGCTTATCGGGCCTAATGGCTGCGGCAAATCCACGTTGTTGAAGACCTTGTCTAAGATTCTTCGCCCGCGGCAGGGGAGCGTGCACATCGGCGAGTTGGACGTGCACGCCATGAGCCCGAAGGAAGCAGCTGCCCACGTGGCGCTCCTTCCGCAGCAGCCGACGGCGCCGGATGGGCTGCGGGTGGGAGAGCTCGTCGCACGGGGCCGATACCCGCACCTGGGCCGCGGTCGGGGCCTATCCGCGAAGGACCGCGACATCATCGCGCAGGCCTGCGTGGAGACTGGCATTACGGACTTCATCGACTGTGACATCGCGGCGCTCTCGGGCGGCCAGCGCCAGCGGGTCTGGCTCGCGCTGGCCTTGGCGCAGGACACGCCAGTGCTGCTTCTTGACGAACCCACAACCTTCCTTGATCCGGCCCATGCCATCAGCGTTTTGCAGCTTGTGCGCAAGCAAGCCGATGCAGGGAAAACGGTCGTCGTCGTGTTGCACGATCTCATGCTGGCCGGGCAGTACTCCGACACCATGGTGGTCATGAATGGCGGCGAGGTCATCGCGCAGGGAACACCCCGCCAGGCGTTGCGGAAAGACGTGCTGGCAGCCGCCTATGGCATCGACGCTGAGATCTGGGACGACCCGCGCAGCGACGCCCCCGTCATCGTTCCGCGTGGGGTGCTCAGCGACTAA
- the rplJ gene encoding 50S ribosomal protein L10: protein MANPKNTADLAALKEKLEGANSIVLTEYRGLTVGQLQELRNNLGFDVEYSVAKNTLFKIAANEAGIEGLDEHLTGPTAIAFIKGEAVDAAKVITKFADDNKALVIKGGYMDGNALSADQVEAIAKLDNRETTLAKLAGAMKGSMAKAAAVFNAPATKMVRTAAALQDKKAAEA, encoded by the coding sequence ATGGCAAACCCGAAGAACACCGCAGACCTGGCGGCACTGAAGGAGAAGCTCGAGGGTGCAAACTCCATCGTGCTTACCGAGTACCGTGGCCTGACCGTGGGTCAGCTCCAGGAGCTGCGTAACAACCTCGGCTTTGACGTTGAGTACTCCGTCGCCAAGAACACCCTTTTCAAGATCGCTGCCAACGAAGCTGGCATCGAGGGTCTTGACGAGCACCTGACCGGCCCGACCGCTATTGCGTTCATCAAGGGTGAGGCAGTGGATGCTGCGAAGGTCATCACCAAGTTTGCTGATGACAACAAGGCACTCGTTATCAAGGGTGGCTACATGGACGGCAACGCTCTGTCTGCCGACCAGGTTGAGGCCATCGCCAAGCTGGACAACCGCGAGACCACCCTCGCAAAGCTGGCTGGCGCCATGAAGGGTTCTATGGCAAAGGCTGCCGCCGTATTCAACGCTCCTGCAACCAAGATGGTCCGCACCGCTGCGGCCCTGCAGGACAAGAAGGCTGCGGAAGCTTAA
- the rplL gene encoding 50S ribosomal protein L7/L12: MAKLTKDELIEAFKEMTLIELSEFVKEFEEVFDVEAAAPVAAVAAGAPAAGGAAEEEKTEFDVVLTDAGAKKIGVIKAVREIVSGLGLKEAKELVEGAPKAILEGASKDDAEAAKAKLEEAGASVELK, translated from the coding sequence ATGGCTAAGCTCACCAAGGACGAGCTCATTGAAGCTTTCAAGGAAATGACCCTCATCGAGCTCTCCGAGTTCGTCAAGGAGTTCGAGGAGGTCTTCGACGTTGAGGCCGCTGCTCCGGTTGCTGCTGTTGCTGCTGGTGCCCCGGCTGCCGGCGGTGCCGCTGAGGAAGAGAAGACCGAGTTCGACGTCGTTCTGACCGACGCTGGCGCTAAGAAGATCGGCGTTATTAAGGCTGTCCGCGAGATCGTCTCCGGCCTGGGCCTGAAGGAAGCTAAGGAGCTCGTTGAGGGTGCTCCGAAGGCTATCCTCGAGGGTGCTTCCAAGGACGACGCTGAGGCTGCTAAGGCTAAGCTCGAAGAGGCTGGCGCTTCCGTCGAGCTCAAGTAA
- a CDS encoding type II toxin-antitoxin system RelE/ParE family toxin: MPPRYIPSELRSVVRRKLLMIGRSVNVTDLRIPPANRLERLKGDLEGYYSIRVNSQWRIIFKWTPEGAVDVDFIDYH, from the coding sequence GTGCCGCCGCGATATATTCCATCGGAATTGCGCTCGGTAGTGCGCCGCAAGTTACTTATGATTGGGCGGTCTGTAAATGTCACGGACCTTCGGATTCCACCAGCAAACCGGTTGGAGCGGCTCAAGGGTGACCTTGAGGGCTACTACTCAATTCGCGTCAACTCGCAGTGGCGCATCATATTCAAGTGGACACCCGAAGGAGCTGTTGACGTTGACTTTATCGACTACCACTGA
- a CDS encoding HigA family addiction module antitoxin, with product MTLSTTTDAHTHVDVVPVPHPGEVLLLEFLKPCGITQYRLANDIGTTRSQVSKITRGALGISADMALRLSAYFGNSAEFWLGLQEEYDLWKARQTTDVSAIVPWNHKEEADSHS from the coding sequence TTGACTTTATCGACTACCACTGACGCGCATACTCATGTTGATGTTGTTCCCGTTCCGCATCCTGGAGAAGTCCTTCTCCTAGAATTCCTCAAACCCTGCGGTATCACCCAGTATCGCCTGGCCAACGACATTGGCACTACTCGTTCCCAAGTTTCCAAAATCACTCGCGGTGCGCTCGGTATCAGTGCCGATATGGCTTTGCGTTTGTCGGCCTACTTTGGGAATTCCGCGGAGTTCTGGCTCGGGCTCCAAGAGGAATACGATCTGTGGAAAGCTCGCCAGACTACGGATGTCAGCGCCATCGTCCCGTGGAATCACAAAGAAGAAGCCGACTCTCACTCATAG